A part of Pararoseomonas sp. SCSIO 73927 genomic DNA contains:
- a CDS encoding cisplatin damage response ATP-dependent DNA ligase, translating into MSVQAFADLLERLVFTPGRNAKIALIRRWFAEQPDPDRGVGLAALTGELAFTAAKPMLVRNLVESRVDPVLLALSHDYVGDLAETVALIWPEREGVNTPPPSLSEVVEGLELASRAEVPALLEGWLDTLDAGGRLALIKLVTGGLRVGASARLAKTALAEWAGQDVGEIEEVWHGVAPPYIPLFRWLEGQGPRPDAAGAPVFRPLMLAHPLEAPADIAAVEANPGDWRAEWKWDGIRVQLTAGPGGRRIWSRTGEDISNGFPEIAEAMDFHAVLDGELLVIRDGVVAPFSDLQQRLNRKVIGPKLMRDHPVAVRLYDLLLDGEEDLRSLPLDQRRARLEAWVARHAPVRMDVSEQIRFAGLDELSALRDTAREASIEGLMIKRADSAYVPGRVKGLWWKWKRAPLTVDAVLMYAQRGHGKRSSFYSDYTFGLWRTNEDGTRELVPVGKAYSGFTDQELVFLDRWVRNHTTGRFGPVREVEKSFVLEVIFDAAQLSTRHRSGVAMRFPRIARLRQDKPAEEADALETLLAMVENRKE; encoded by the coding sequence GTGAGCGTCCAGGCCTTCGCGGACCTGCTGGAGCGGCTGGTCTTCACCCCCGGCCGCAACGCCAAGATCGCCCTGATCCGCCGCTGGTTCGCGGAGCAGCCGGATCCGGACCGCGGCGTGGGCCTGGCCGCGCTGACGGGGGAGCTGGCCTTCACCGCGGCCAAGCCGATGCTGGTGCGGAACCTCGTGGAGAGCCGGGTGGACCCGGTGCTCCTCGCCCTCTCCCACGACTATGTCGGCGACCTGGCGGAGACAGTGGCGCTGATCTGGCCGGAGCGGGAGGGGGTGAACACGCCGCCGCCCTCGCTGTCGGAGGTGGTGGAGGGGCTGGAACTGGCCTCCCGCGCCGAGGTGCCGGCGCTGCTGGAGGGCTGGCTGGACACGCTGGACGCGGGCGGGCGGCTGGCGCTGATTAAGCTCGTCACGGGCGGGCTGCGGGTCGGCGCCTCCGCCCGGCTGGCGAAGACGGCGCTGGCGGAGTGGGCCGGGCAGGATGTGGGCGAGATCGAGGAGGTCTGGCACGGCGTCGCGCCGCCCTACATCCCGCTCTTCCGCTGGCTGGAGGGCCAGGGGCCGCGGCCCGATGCGGCCGGCGCGCCCGTCTTCCGCCCGCTGATGCTCGCCCATCCGCTGGAGGCGCCGGCGGACATCGCGGCGGTGGAGGCGAACCCGGGCGACTGGCGGGCGGAGTGGAAGTGGGACGGCATCCGCGTGCAGCTGACCGCCGGGCCGGGCGGCCGGCGCATCTGGTCCCGCACGGGGGAGGACATCTCCAACGGCTTCCCCGAGATCGCCGAGGCCATGGATTTCCACGCCGTGCTGGATGGCGAGCTGCTGGTGATCCGGGACGGTGTCGTCGCGCCCTTCTCCGACCTGCAGCAGCGGCTGAACCGGAAGGTGATCGGGCCGAAGCTGATGCGGGACCATCCCGTGGCCGTGCGGCTCTACGACCTGCTGCTGGACGGGGAGGAGGACCTGCGATCCCTGCCCCTTGATCAGCGCCGCGCGCGGCTGGAGGCCTGGGTGGCGCGGCACGCGCCGGTGCGGATGGATGTGTCGGAGCAGATCCGCTTCGCGGGGCTGGATGAGCTTTCCGCCCTGCGCGACACGGCGCGGGAGGCCTCGATCGAGGGGCTGATGATCAAGCGGGCGGACAGCGCCTACGTGCCCGGCCGGGTGAAGGGGCTGTGGTGGAAGTGGAAGCGCGCGCCGCTGACGGTGGACGCCGTGCTGATGTACGCCCAGCGCGGCCACGGGAAGCGCAGCAGCTTCTACAGCGACTACACCTTCGGCCTGTGGCGCACGAACGAGGACGGCACGCGGGAGCTGGTGCCGGTGGGCAAGGCTTATTCCGGCTTCACGGACCAGGAGCTGGTCTTCCTGGACCGGTGGGTGCGCAACCACACCACCGGGCGCTTCGGCCCGGTGCGGGAGGTGGAGAAGAGCTTCGTGCTGGAGGTGATCTTCGACGCCGCCCAGCTCTCCACCCGTCACCGCTCCGGCGTCGCGATGCGCTTTCCCCGGATCGCCCGGTTGCGGCAGGACAAGCCGGCGGAGGAGGCGGACGCGCTGGAAACGCTGCTGGCCATGGTGGAGAACCGGAAGGAGTAG
- a CDS encoding YciI family protein translates to MRVMVLVKATADSEAGRMPSTELMEAMGRFNEELAAAGLLLAGEGLKPSSQGRRVAFDGPARTVSDGPFAATGELVAGFWLWQVKDMEEAVEWARRCPNPMPGPSEIEIRPLYEMADFGEAMTPELAAGEERLRGDLADR, encoded by the coding sequence ATGCGCGTGATGGTCCTGGTGAAGGCGACGGCCGACAGCGAGGCGGGGCGCATGCCCTCCACCGAGTTGATGGAGGCGATGGGCCGCTTCAACGAGGAACTGGCCGCGGCCGGCCTGCTGCTGGCGGGGGAGGGGCTGAAGCCCTCCTCCCAGGGCAGGCGCGTGGCCTTCGACGGCCCGGCCCGCACCGTCAGCGACGGGCCCTTCGCCGCCACGGGCGAGCTCGTCGCCGGTTTCTGGCTCTGGCAGGTGAAGGACATGGAGGAGGCAGTGGAGTGGGCGCGCCGCTGCCCCAACCCCATGCCCGGCCCCAGCGAGATCGAGATCCGCCCGCTCTACGAGATGGCGGATTTCGGCGAGGCGATGACGCCGGAGCTCGCCGCCGGGGAGGAGCGGCTGCGGGGCGACCTGGCGGACCGGTAG
- a CDS encoding VOC family protein, translating to MSGIATCLWFDGQAEEAIAFYVAAFRRAGRPAEPGRVLRGAPQEVERVLLVTAVLDGHEVQGLNGGPEHRLSPAISLSVACKDQAEVDALWEALGEGGSPVACGWLTDRFGVSWQIFPKVLPEMLTSPDRKAAARAMQAMMKMVKIEVAPLEAAFAEG from the coding sequence ATGTCGGGCATCGCCACATGCCTCTGGTTCGACGGTCAGGCGGAGGAGGCGATCGCCTTCTACGTCGCCGCCTTCCGCCGCGCCGGGCGCCCGGCGGAGCCCGGCCGCGTGCTGCGCGGGGCTCCGCAGGAGGTCGAGAGGGTGCTCCTCGTGACCGCCGTGCTGGACGGGCACGAGGTGCAGGGGCTGAACGGCGGCCCGGAGCACCGCCTCTCCCCGGCCATCTCCCTCTCCGTCGCCTGCAAGGATCAGGCGGAGGTGGACGCCCTCTGGGAGGCGCTGGGCGAGGGCGGCTCGCCCGTGGCCTGCGGCTGGCTGACCGACCGCTTCGGCGTCAGCTGGCAGATTTTCCCGAAGGTGCTGCCGGAAATGCTGACGAGCCCGGACCGCAAGGCCGCCGCCCGCGCCATGCAGGCAATGATGAAGATGGTGAAGATCGAGGTCGCGCCGCTGGAAGCGGCCTTCGCGGAAGGTTGA
- a CDS encoding VOC family protein — protein sequence MARMIFVNLPVTDLQRSVAFYESIGAKVNPDFTDETAACMVFSETIFVMLLTHPKFAGFTPHPIADARAASEVLLCISCESREEVDAMVAAAASAGGVADPSAKQDYGFMYGRSFEDPDGHIWEPMFMDMQGYIAATGKAAA from the coding sequence ATGGCCCGCATGATCTTCGTGAACCTGCCCGTGACCGACCTGCAGCGCTCCGTCGCCTTCTACGAATCGATCGGCGCGAAGGTGAACCCGGACTTCACCGACGAGACCGCCGCCTGCATGGTCTTCTCCGAGACCATCTTCGTCATGCTGCTCACCCACCCCAAGTTCGCCGGCTTCACCCCGCACCCGATCGCCGATGCCCGGGCGGCGAGCGAGGTCCTCCTATGCATCTCCTGCGAGAGCCGGGAGGAGGTGGACGCCATGGTGGCGGCCGCCGCGTCCGCCGGCGGCGTGGCCGACCCCTCGGCGAAGCAGGATTACGGCTTCATGTACGGCCGCAGCTTCGAGGACCCGGACGGCCACATCTGGGAGCCGATGTTCATGGACATGCAGGGCTACATCGCCGCCACCGGCAAGGCGGCTGCCTGA
- a CDS encoding winged helix-turn-helix transcriptional regulator: MDLIGERWALLVMRELMFGPKRFTDLRADLPGISANVLTQRLEGLEAAGVLVRRRLPPPASVGVYELTAWGLESEPIFQALGRWAARSPLHDPTLPFSAASLMLSLGAMLDPARAEGMAARIGFRLGRESFVAALSEGRIGIEHGVPDGVDAVLEGAPPVLAGLIYGGQPIEALEAAGALRVEGDREVVRRFAGLFPLPPKAG; this comes from the coding sequence ATGGACCTGATCGGGGAGCGGTGGGCCCTGCTGGTGATGCGGGAGCTGATGTTCGGGCCGAAGCGCTTCACCGACCTGCGCGCCGACCTGCCGGGGATCAGCGCCAACGTGCTGACGCAGAGGCTGGAGGGGCTGGAGGCCGCGGGGGTGCTGGTCCGGCGCCGCCTGCCGCCGCCTGCCTCCGTGGGGGTTTATGAGCTGACGGCCTGGGGGCTGGAGAGCGAGCCGATTTTCCAGGCGCTTGGGCGCTGGGCGGCGCGGTCGCCGCTGCACGATCCCACCCTGCCCTTCAGCGCAGCCTCGCTGATGCTCTCGCTGGGGGCCATGCTGGACCCGGCGCGGGCGGAGGGGATGGCGGCGCGGATCGGGTTCCGGCTGGGGCGGGAGAGCTTCGTGGCCGCGCTGTCGGAAGGACGGATCGGGATCGAACACGGCGTGCCGGACGGGGTTGATGCCGTGCTGGAGGGGGCACCGCCGGTGCTGGCGGGGCTGATCTATGGCGGGCAGCCGATCGAGGCGCTGGAGGCGGCGGGGGCGCTGCGGGTGGAGGGGGATCGCGAGGTGGTGCGGCGCTTCGCCGGGCTGTTCCCGCTGCCGCCCAAGGCGGGCTAG
- a CDS encoding alpha-hydroxy acid oxidase, which yields MAFEPIPDGIVCVPDYEAPARERMGENAWAYVGGGAGEETTLAENRAAFARLRLNTRVLAPMRGAHTRLELLGQALDHPILISPTAFHRLLHPEGEAATAVAAAATGSLMVVSAQASLPLESIAAGVRPAPWFQLYIQPDRAFTLALVRRAEAAGYAALVVTVDAPVSLRNREQRAGFRLPPGVEAVNLRGAAAPPPARSGSEIFAAVEHAATWDDVAALRAATRLPILLKGVLTPDDAERAIEAGAAGIIVSNHGGRVLDTLPATIEVLPAVARAVAGRVPVLLDGGVRRGTDVLKALALGARAVLVGRAPLHGLAVAGAMGAAHVMKLLRAELEVAMVHTGCATLDSIGPDVIWRGP from the coding sequence ATGGCCTTCGAACCCATCCCCGACGGCATCGTCTGCGTGCCCGACTACGAGGCGCCCGCGCGGGAACGCATGGGGGAGAACGCCTGGGCCTATGTCGGCGGCGGGGCGGGGGAGGAGACCACCCTGGCGGAGAACCGCGCCGCCTTCGCCCGCCTGCGCCTGAATACCCGCGTCCTGGCCCCCATGCGCGGCGCCCACACCCGGCTGGAACTGCTGGGCCAGGCGCTGGACCACCCCATCCTGATCTCCCCCACCGCCTTCCACCGCCTGCTGCACCCGGAGGGCGAGGCCGCGACGGCGGTGGCGGCCGCGGCCACGGGCAGCCTGATGGTGGTCAGCGCGCAGGCCAGCCTGCCGCTGGAATCTATTGCGGCCGGCGTCCGGCCGGCCCCCTGGTTCCAGCTCTACATCCAGCCGGACCGTGCCTTCACCCTCGCCCTGGTGCGCCGGGCGGAGGCGGCGGGCTACGCCGCGCTGGTCGTCACGGTCGATGCCCCCGTCAGCCTGCGGAACCGCGAGCAGCGCGCCGGCTTCCGCCTGCCCCCGGGCGTGGAGGCCGTGAACCTGCGCGGCGCGGCCGCCCCGCCGCCCGCACGATCCGGCAGCGAGATCTTCGCCGCCGTGGAGCACGCCGCCACCTGGGACGACGTCGCCGCCCTGCGCGCCGCCACCCGCCTGCCGATCCTTCTCAAGGGCGTCCTGACGCCCGATGACGCGGAGCGCGCCATCGAGGCCGGCGCGGCCGGCATCATCGTCTCCAACCACGGCGGCCGCGTGCTGGACACCTTGCCCGCCACGATCGAGGTCCTGCCCGCCGTGGCCCGCGCGGTGGCCGGGCGCGTGCCTGTGCTGCTGGACGGCGGCGTCCGCCGCGGCACCGACGTGCTGAAGGCCCTGGCTCTGGGCGCCAGAGCCGTGCTGGTCGGCCGTGCCCCGCTGCACGGGCTGGCCGTGGCGGGTGCCATGGGCGCGGCGCACGTGATGAAGCTGCTGCGTGCCGAACTGGAGGTGGCGATGGTCCACACCGGCTGCGCCACCCTGGACTCCATCGGCCCCGACGTGATCTGGCGCGGCCCCTAG
- a CDS encoding heavy metal translocating P-type ATPase: MAVAETTRITLPVEGMHCAGCVGRVERALAAVPGVTGASVNLATHRATVEGEAIEAGALRAAVEAAGYASPEGATEIGVAGMTCAGCARRVERHLAALPGVNAASVNFATHRATVRHAPGTVDRAALESAIRAAGYAPVAEAVPEESAGPAAPPGAEEEAGLRRDAAIAVALAAPLFMVEMGGHLVPALHHAVSGTAWNLAQLVLASAVVFGPGLRFQRTGWPALFRGAPEMNSLVALGTLAALAYSAVVVLAPGLVPEESRHVYFEASAVIVALVLLGRWLEARSRGRASAAIRRLLDLQPPVARVDRGGEEVEVPAAGLRAGDVMRLRPGERVPTDAVVLEGESHIDESMVTGESAPVRRGVGDAVVGGTVNGAGALRLRATAVGSGTVLARITRLVEEAQGGKLPIQALADRVTLWFVPAVIGVAALTFLGWLLLGGGVAQALVAAVAVLIIACPCAMGLATPVAVMVGTGRGAELGVLFRRGAALQALQGVSVVAMDKTGTLTEGRPALTDFLPAPGFDEATLLPLIAAAESGSEHPVAAAIRAAAAERGLRVPVASNMRAVPGMGLRAEVEGQRVEVGADRFMASLGLDVSPFAAEAARLGGAGRSPVYAAVEGRLAAILAVADPVRATSPTAMSALRAMGLRLAMVSGDNRRTAEAIARPLGIGEVEAEVLPDGKVEAVRRLKGRGALAFVGDGINDAPALAAADVGIAIGTGTDVAIESADVVLMSGDPRGVATAIGLSRATLRNIRQNLFWAFAYNAVLIPVAMAGLLSPVLAAAAMGLSSVFVVGNALRLRGFAR, translated from the coding sequence ATGGCCGTTGCCGAGACCACCCGGATCACCCTGCCCGTCGAGGGCATGCACTGCGCGGGCTGCGTCGGCCGGGTGGAGCGCGCCCTGGCCGCCGTACCGGGCGTGACGGGCGCGAGCGTGAACCTGGCCACCCACCGCGCCACGGTGGAGGGGGAGGCGATCGAGGCCGGGGCGCTGCGGGCGGCGGTGGAGGCGGCGGGCTACGCCTCGCCTGAGGGGGCCACCGAGATCGGCGTGGCGGGCATGACCTGCGCCGGCTGCGCGCGGCGGGTGGAGCGGCATCTGGCCGCGCTGCCGGGCGTGAACGCGGCCTCCGTCAACTTCGCGACGCACAGGGCCACAGTGCGGCACGCGCCGGGCACGGTGGACCGGGCGGCGCTGGAATCGGCCATCCGCGCGGCGGGCTATGCGCCGGTGGCGGAGGCCGTGCCGGAGGAGAGCGCCGGTCCCGCTGCCCCGCCCGGAGCGGAGGAGGAGGCGGGGCTGCGGCGGGATGCGGCGATCGCGGTTGCTCTGGCCGCGCCGCTCTTCATGGTGGAGATGGGCGGCCATCTGGTGCCGGCGCTCCACCACGCGGTTAGCGGCACGGCGTGGAACCTGGCGCAGCTGGTCCTGGCGAGCGCCGTGGTTTTCGGGCCGGGTCTCCGCTTCCAGCGGACAGGCTGGCCCGCGCTGTTCCGTGGCGCGCCGGAGATGAACAGCCTTGTCGCCCTCGGCACCCTCGCGGCCCTGGCCTATTCGGCGGTGGTGGTGCTGGCGCCCGGGCTGGTGCCGGAGGAAAGCCGGCACGTCTACTTCGAGGCTTCGGCCGTCATCGTCGCCCTCGTCCTGCTCGGGCGATGGCTGGAGGCGCGGTCGCGCGGGCGGGCCTCGGCGGCGATCAGGCGGCTGCTGGACCTCCAGCCCCCCGTCGCGCGGGTGGACCGCGGCGGCGAGGAGGTGGAGGTGCCCGCCGCCGGGCTGCGCGCGGGCGACGTGATGCGCCTGCGCCCCGGCGAGCGCGTGCCGACCGACGCGGTGGTGCTGGAGGGCGAGTCCCACATCGACGAATCCATGGTCACGGGCGAATCCGCGCCCGTCCGCAGGGGCGTCGGCGACGCGGTGGTGGGCGGCACGGTGAACGGGGCGGGCGCGTTGCGCCTGCGGGCGACGGCGGTGGGATCGGGCACGGTGCTGGCGCGGATCACGCGGCTGGTGGAGGAGGCACAGGGCGGCAAGCTGCCGATCCAGGCGCTGGCGGACCGGGTGACGCTGTGGTTCGTGCCCGCCGTGATCGGCGTGGCGGCGCTGACCTTCCTGGGGTGGCTGCTGCTGGGCGGGGGCGTGGCGCAGGCGCTGGTCGCGGCGGTGGCGGTGCTGATCATCGCCTGCCCCTGCGCCATGGGGCTGGCGACGCCGGTGGCCGTGATGGTGGGCACGGGGCGCGGGGCGGAGCTGGGCGTGCTGTTCCGGCGCGGCGCGGCGCTGCAGGCTCTGCAGGGCGTCTCCGTCGTGGCGATGGACAAGACGGGGACGTTGACGGAGGGACGCCCGGCGCTGACGGATTTCCTGCCCGCGCCCGGCTTCGACGAGGCGACGCTGCTGCCGCTGATCGCCGCGGCGGAGTCCGGCAGCGAGCACCCGGTGGCTGCCGCGATCCGCGCGGCGGCGGCGGAGCGCGGGCTTCGCGTGCCGGTGGCCAGCAACATGCGCGCCGTGCCGGGCATGGGGTTGCGCGCGGAGGTGGAGGGGCAGCGCGTGGAGGTCGGCGCGGACCGGTTCATGGCCTCGCTCGGCCTGGACGTGTCGCCCTTCGCGGCCGAGGCGGCGCGGCTGGGCGGGGCGGGGCGCAGCCCGGTCTATGCGGCGGTGGAAGGGCGGCTGGCAGCGATCCTGGCGGTGGCCGATCCCGTGCGCGCCACCTCCCCAACCGCGATGTCGGCGCTGCGGGCGATGGGCCTGCGCCTGGCGATGGTGAGCGGCGACAACCGGCGCACCGCGGAGGCTATCGCCCGCCCGCTGGGCATCGGGGAGGTGGAGGCGGAGGTGCTGCCGGATGGCAAGGTGGAGGCGGTGCGGCGGCTGAAGGGCCGCGGCGCGCTGGCCTTCGTGGGCGACGGCATCAACGACGCGCCCGCTCTTGCCGCGGCGGATGTGGGCATCGCCATCGGCACGGGGACAGACGTGGCGATCGAGAGCGCGGATGTCGTGCTGATGTCCGGCGATCCGCGCGGGGTCGCGACCGCCATCGGCCTCAGCCGCGCCACGCTGCGGAACATCCGGCAGAACCTGTTCTGGGCCTTCGCCTACAACGCCGTGCTGATCCCCGTGGCAATGGCCGGGCTGCTCTCCCCCGTGCTGGCGGCGGCGGCCATGGGGCTATCCAGCGTCTTCGTCGTCGGAAATGCGCTGCGGCTGCGGGGATTCGCGCGGTGA
- the cueR gene encoding Cu(I)-responsive transcriptional regulator has protein sequence MRIGEAAEASGVSAKMIRHYEAVGLLPAAARRDSNYRDYGEADVHALRFIRRARDLGFSLAEIAGLLALWRDKARASAEVKRLALAHVEALEAKARDLSAMASTLRHLAAHCHGDARPDCPILEELAGGP, from the coding sequence GTGAGGATCGGGGAAGCGGCCGAGGCCTCCGGCGTCTCGGCGAAGATGATCCGGCATTACGAGGCGGTGGGGCTGCTGCCCGCCGCGGCGCGCAGGGACTCCAACTACCGCGATTACGGGGAGGCGGATGTCCACGCGCTGCGCTTCATCCGGCGGGCGCGGGACCTCGGCTTCTCGCTGGCGGAGATCGCGGGGCTGCTGGCGCTGTGGCGGGACAAGGCGCGGGCGAGCGCGGAGGTGAAGCGGCTGGCGCTGGCGCATGTGGAGGCGCTGGAGGCCAAGGCGCGGGACCTCTCCGCCATGGCCTCCACGCTGCGCCACCTGGCCGCGCACTGCCACGGCGATGCGCGGCCGGATTGCCCGATCCTGGAGGAGCTGGCGGGCGGGCCCTAG
- a CDS encoding RidA family protein, producing MTPLEHIQPADQFKVAAPLSPAVKCGNLLYISGIPAYDEKGRLAVGDFPAQMTQVMKSITGLLKEAGGDWSRVVKVNVLLTRREDFEEMNRIYAAHFPDGKYPARTTAIVYSLPRPNFLLEIEAVAVLG from the coding sequence ATGACCCCGCTCGAGCACATCCAGCCCGCCGACCAGTTCAAGGTGGCCGCGCCCCTCTCCCCGGCGGTGAAGTGCGGCAATCTCCTCTACATCTCCGGCATTCCCGCCTACGACGAGAAGGGACGGCTCGCCGTCGGCGACTTTCCCGCGCAGATGACGCAGGTGATGAAGAGCATCACCGGCCTCCTGAAGGAGGCGGGCGGCGACTGGTCCCGCGTGGTGAAGGTGAACGTGCTGCTGACGCGGCGCGAGGATTTCGAGGAGATGAATCGCATCTACGCCGCGCATTTCCCGGACGGGAAGTACCCCGCGCGCACCACCGCCATCGTCTACTCCCTGCCGCGCCCGAACTTCCTGCTGGAGATCGAGGCCGTCGCCGTCCTCGGCTAG
- a CDS encoding tripartite tricarboxylate transporter substrate binding protein — MQRRAFLAMPALLAALPSRAALAQDWKPAAPVRFVVPFPPGSSIDLVGRLVADGAGPLLGQNVVVENRPGAGTLVAVQAVKAMPPDGQAALVVANSFTVNPNLHRPKPYDPLADFTPLALLVEMPHVVVCHPALAPDFQAFLAKARQGGTGLSFGSNGQGTSQHMGMEHLKLLAGLNAQHVPYRGTPQMMTDLLAGRVDYTFANMPDVLQVIRERQVTPLAVVSRGRHRLLPEVPTLAELGFPQVISDSWYGVVMPAGARPEVAAGLSKAWLESLNRPATRAKMEELGLDILGGGPAELVARIGRDTGVYAEVIRAANLQPG, encoded by the coding sequence ATGCAACGCCGCGCCTTCCTCGCCATGCCTGCCCTCCTGGCCGCGCTGCCGTCGCGGGCAGCCCTGGCGCAGGACTGGAAGCCCGCCGCCCCCGTGCGCTTCGTCGTGCCTTTCCCGCCGGGCTCCAGCATCGACCTGGTCGGCCGCCTCGTCGCGGACGGCGCCGGCCCCCTGCTGGGCCAGAACGTGGTGGTGGAGAACCGGCCGGGCGCCGGCACGCTGGTGGCCGTGCAGGCCGTGAAGGCCATGCCGCCGGACGGACAGGCGGCGCTGGTGGTTGCCAACAGTTTCACGGTGAACCCGAACCTGCACAGGCCGAAGCCCTACGACCCGCTGGCGGACTTCACCCCGCTCGCGCTGCTGGTGGAGATGCCGCACGTCGTGGTCTGCCACCCCGCGCTCGCCCCCGACTTCCAGGCCTTCCTGGCGAAGGCGAGGCAGGGCGGGACGGGCCTCTCCTTCGGCAGCAACGGCCAGGGCACCAGCCAGCACATGGGGATGGAGCACCTGAAGCTCCTGGCCGGGCTGAACGCGCAGCACGTCCCCTACCGCGGCACGCCGCAGATGATGACGGACCTTCTCGCCGGCCGCGTGGACTACACCTTCGCCAACATGCCGGACGTGCTGCAGGTGATCCGGGAGAGGCAGGTGACGCCGCTCGCCGTCGTGTCCAGGGGGCGGCACCGCCTGCTGCCCGAGGTGCCGACGCTCGCCGAGCTGGGCTTCCCGCAGGTGATCTCGGATTCCTGGTACGGCGTGGTCATGCCCGCGGGCGCGCGGCCCGAGGTGGCGGCGGGGCTGAGCAAGGCCTGGCTGGAATCCCTCAACCGCCCCGCCACGCGCGCGAAGATGGAGGAGCTGGGCCTCGATATCCTCGGCGGCGGCCCCGCCGAGCTCGTCGCCCGCATCGGCCGCGACACGGGGGTCTATGCGGAGGTGATCCGCGCCGCCAACCTGCAGCCCGGCTGA
- a CDS encoding LysR family transcriptional regulator has translation MTLDLSQIEDFRALAETGNFSRAAALRNVTQPAFSRRIRSLEDWAGTPLFDRDAHPIALTPAGEALSPLLAEALRCVAEGRDAARAAAEGARASLRFAATHVLSFTFFPAWLRALEDGAPPGAVSLVSDSLQACEALMLAGQAQFLLCHHHAAAPSRLDPGRFPSHRVGTDRLVPVAAPGGPSIVPGTGEGREALPFLAYSRESGLGRILAAALPEAVAARLTPAFTAHHAATLRSMARNGRGIAWLPESLVAEDLAAGTLHRAGPAALEVALEIRVIRPLALGAAAETFWALATRPEKPRTPLA, from the coding sequence ATGACGCTGGACCTCTCCCAGATCGAGGACTTCCGGGCGCTGGCGGAAACCGGGAACTTCTCCCGCGCCGCCGCCCTGCGGAACGTGACCCAGCCCGCCTTCAGCCGCCGCATCCGCTCCCTGGAGGACTGGGCGGGCACCCCGCTCTTCGACCGCGACGCCCACCCGATCGCCCTGACCCCGGCGGGGGAGGCGCTAAGCCCGCTGCTGGCGGAGGCGCTGCGCTGTGTGGCGGAGGGCCGGGACGCCGCCCGCGCCGCGGCCGAAGGCGCGCGCGCGTCGCTCCGCTTCGCGGCCACCCACGTCCTCTCCTTCACCTTCTTCCCGGCCTGGCTGCGCGCGCTGGAGGACGGCGCGCCGCCCGGCGCCGTCTCCCTCGTCTCCGACAGCCTCCAGGCCTGCGAGGCGCTGATGCTGGCGGGCCAGGCGCAGTTCCTGCTCTGCCACCACCATGCCGCCGCGCCCTCCCGCCTCGATCCCGGCCGCTTCCCCTCCCACCGCGTCGGCACGGACCGGCTGGTGCCCGTGGCCGCGCCGGGCGGGCCGTCGATCGTGCCCGGGACAGGGGAGGGGAGGGAGGCGCTGCCCTTCCTCGCCTACAGCCGCGAATCCGGTCTCGGGCGCATTCTGGCGGCGGCGCTGCCGGAAGCGGTGGCGGCAAGGCTGACCCCAGCCTTCACCGCCCACCACGCCGCCACGCTGCGGAGCATGGCGCGCAACGGCCGCGGCATCGCCTGGCTGCCGGAAAGCCTGGTGGCGGAGGACCTCGCGGCGGGCACCCTGCACCGCGCCGGCCCGGCCGCGCTGGAGGTGGCGCTGGAGATCCGCGTGATCCGCCCCCTGGCGCTCGGCGCCGCCGCGGAAACCTTCTGGGCCCTCGCCACGCGCCCGGAGAAACCGCGCACACCCCTGGCATAG